The genomic region GGCAGTGGCTGAGAGttcatacattttattttataacTGGTTGAAAAAATTAGGTCTAAACAATCATCGTCCCTTGTGTGTGGTGCTGCGACAACTGTAGGCAaacaggtgggtttttttttgttttttttaaatgcatttcatAAAATTATTAACAGAAGAATAGAATGTTTTCTTCTTGCTTTTTCAAACATTTTAagctttttttcatctcatctcattatctctagccgctttatcctgttctacagggtcgcaggcaagctggagcctatcccagctgactacgggtgaaaggcggggtacaccctggacaagtcgccaggtcatcacagggctgacacatagacacagacaaccattcacactcacattcacacctacggtcaatttagagtcaccagttaacctaacctgcatgtctttggactgtgggggaaaccggagcacccggaggaaacccacgcggacacggggagaacatgcaaactccgcacagaaaggccctcgccggccacggggctcgaacccggaccttcttgctgtgaggcgacagcgctaaccactacaccaccgtgccgcccagcttttttttttaaataagaaattTAAACTTTAAGTAAGAAATCTAGAAAAGTTGTAATGAATGTCTGAAAGCAAAATGCAGTAATATAAAGTAATTTCATCATTAATATATAAAATGACTGACTACTCGTGTGCAATGAGCCATTTTCTGTCATCATTAGCACTATGAAGGCTTTAGATTTAATTCTGAAATCTGAGTAACTGAGCTGCACTcggagctgctgtaaaaccctggACGTGTTTACGCCTGTGATCTCGTCCCAGCAGTCCACTTCAGGCCCAGTGTCACAACACACTAACTGTATTGTGTTTGGGTTTTCTTATCGATAAATAAACACTATCTCGAACTCTACACACTAATACCTACAGCCAAATCTCATTCTACTGTACTGTGTCATAGAGAAAGGAGTGAATCTTTATATAACATTGTTAcgtttgtatttatttttataaaatGGTCAGAGTACAACGTTACACAAAGGCATTAAAAAGTCTGTATACAATATgaagaaggggcggcacggtggtgtagtggttagcgctgtcgcctcacagcaagaaggtcctgggtttgagccccggggccggcgagggcctttctgtgtggagtttgcatgttctccccgtgtccgcgtgggtttcctccgggtgctccggtttcccccacagtccaaagacatgcaggttaggttaactggtgactctaaattgaccgtaggtgtgaatgtgagtgtgaatggttgtctgtgtctatgtgtcagccctgtgatgacctggcgacttgtccagggtgtaccccgcctttcgcccgtagtcagctgggataggctccagcttgcctgcgaccctgtagaaggataaagcggctagagataatgagatgagatgagacaatatgaAGAAAAACTATAATGTGACGGTTCAAAACTTGTAGGACTGTAAAGTGTGTAAAAACTAACGCTGCTGTAGCAGATTCCCTCGTACCAGCACATCACACACTGCCACGCCCGTGTCACTGCTGGTTTAAAGCTTCACTGCAGTCCGTAAATGATATTACAGCTTTACACGTCAGAACAAGGCCAAGGCTGACAGTGACAGTCAATTTAAAGTCCGAAATGGCAAAATTTTACATTTAGAAATTAGTGCAGCAAAAATAAGGCTCGTGATGATGTGGAGATAAATGGTTCTATTTTCCTCTTtaaaactatttatttatttacaccacaaaCTACATATGTATGCATATATCTAACTCCAAGCAAATTTTGTTCTgactccatttgttcacaaattGAGTCCAGTGAGGTTTAATGTCGTGTTACACCGCCCTCGGTTTGTGTTGTCTCAAACCAAACCAACATGAACAGATTTACTGCTGAAATTCACCTTAAACTTATTGGACGTGATGACAAAACTGACACATTTTCACAAAGCCTTCATGAACTGAATTCAGCAGCTGCCCTTCCACTTGCACTTTATAAAATGAAGTTTCTGTTCTttctcattttaatgttatttatttatttaatgtttacTAGCACTGCTAGCAcagaggttttgtgtgtgtgtgtgtgtgtgtgtgtgtgtgtggtgctaatATGTGTGGATCAGATAGAGCAATGTTGACAGATTATTTATTGCTCTTTATGATGTTATTTAAAGCCTGTTTTTAAGCATATTGTGTTCTGACTATTTGAAATGTGGCAAGAATTGACTGCAATTCTTTGGGAAGCTGAAATATTTTATACAGGAGAGTGTTTGCTTATGTTGAGTGCAAAAAAGTTTTATTACCCAATAGTTTGTAATAAGAATTAAGTTGTTTAAAGGGCATGCAGGGTTTTTTGTACTTTTGTTTTCTCTCCAAGTTTTTTCTCCAATTTAGTCACCAGCAGATTTTTGTCCCCCTTTGagctgctgctcatgctgtgtcGCAGATGTTAACACTGGCTGAAAGTGatgtctgccctcttccacatacatgagctcccaGATTGCCCAGTGGCACTGTGATTGGCAGGCGAGAGAGGTTTGCCCCTCCTACCCTGAGAGTACAGCCAATTTTACTCCAAATGTGACTCTTGACTCCTCTGGGAGCCTGTTCAGTCTTTAAAGAAggcttttaaaatgtttttaagggtattttctttcttttttacccCAAAATTTACAAACTTTACAAAATGCATAGGTGACTTTTGCACTCAGGTAGACATTGTTATGCAAGTTTTAAGATTACAACAAAACTGTAGAAAACATTTGCTGGAATAAATCACCTCCTGCTAAAATGTGCATTACtgatgtctcgtctcatctcattatctctagccgctttatcctgttctacagggtcgcaggcaagctggagcctatcccagctgactatgggcgaaaggcggggtacaccctggacaagtcgccatgtcatcacagggctgacacatagacacagacattcacactcacattcacaatttagagtcaccagttaacctaacctgcatgtctttggactgtgggggaaaccgaagcacccggaggaaacccacggggagaacatgtgaactccacacagaaaggccctcgccggccacagggctcgaacccggaccttcttgctgtgaggcgacagcgctaaccactacaccaccacgccgccccCATTACTGATGTtttatactatttttttttttattttgtgataAGCTTAAAAATGAGTACACTGCAGACACTTTTGAatccatttcattttttttttaaaaaaaaggtgcaTATCAAAGAagtgtgtgttttattcctttattaCAGCAGTACAATAACATTTGTTGAGTTTGGTTGTGTAATTTGTGGTGATCTACACACCATCACCTGAATCTCACACATCATCTCAATCAGAAATTGTGAAACATAATAATAGTCAATAAAACCCTTTGTTTAGTATGTAAATGAGGAACTGTAGTGTATTTTAATGCAGAAGCCACGCCTGTATAGTTCACTCAGTCTGACTCATGTCGACTCTGCAGAACAGCAGCTCCATTACATTTCCTCTGGTGGTTTTACCCTTTCAGTTTAATCTGGAGCTCCAGAGAGGCCTGTTTCTGGGTCTTTATGTTCAATAATCATGAAGAAATATTTGCAACATGAAACCAGGGAAAAACTGaaaaaagtgtgtctataagaatgAGTTCATGATGAAAGACCTGTTGGGAAAACGTGTAAGATTAGTGTGGATTGCTATTTTATTTGTTATCATTTTATACCTATGTGTCATACAGAAGTCATAACTGAATTCAGGTTTATTTAGGAAGCCTGGGAATCCTTCTCACACGGTGATTGGACACAGAGCTTGGTTAGAGAATGAGGTGATTGGACTAGACGAATCACGGACTGGCCAATCACTGCGCAGGAGGCGGGATTGTGCGGAATATGGGTCGGGAAACAAAATGAGGCGTGAATTCAGATACGGTGGGTTGTGAAAGTCCTTCCTGTGTTTGATCAGAAGGGGAAGGATGGAAAGTTTTCCGGAAGTGACGTTGCAGAATCAAGACTCGTAGAAAAGTGGTTTATTAAAGTTTGAATGGATTTGGACTTCACTGGAAAAGTCGCTAATGTTGACATTTTCAGTGGGCGGTGTCTCATTTCACCCTGAAGGACCCGGAATGAATCTCAGCGCTGATCTGGAACACTGAGGGAGGCTGAACACACACCGGGTGAGATTCGAACTCAACTCCACTTTTGGGACTAAAAGGGATTTTATTTAATGAGGTGTAGCTTCAGAAAAGGACGCTTCCCCGTGTTAGTGCCCTTACCCTGTACACTTCCCCGTGTTAGCGCCCTTACCCTGTACACTTCCCCGTGTTAGCGCCCTTACCCTGTACGCTTCCCCGTGTTAGCGCCCTTACCCTGTACGCTTCCCCGTGTTAGCGCCCTTACCCTGTACACTTCCCCGTGTTAGCGCCCTTACCCTGTACACTTCCCCGTGTTAGCGCCCTTACCCTGTACACTTCCCCGTGGTGGTGCCCTTACCCTGTACCCTTCCCCGTGTTAGCGCCCTTACCCTGTACGCTTCCCCGTGTTAGCGCCCTTACCCTGTACGCTTCCCCGTGTTAGCGCCCTTACCCTGTACACTTCCCCGTGTTAGCGCCCTTACCCTGTACACTTCCCCGTGTTAGCGCCCTTACCCTGTACACTTCCCCGTGTTAGCGCCCTTACCCTGTACGCTTCCCCGTGTTAGCGCCCTTACCCTGTACGCTTCCCCGTGTTAGCGCCCTTACCCTGTACACTTCCCCGTGTTAGCGCCCTTACCCTGTACGCTTCCCCGTGTTAGCGCCCTTACCCTGTACACTTCCCCGTGTTAGCGCCCTTACCCTGTACACTTCCCCGTGTTAGCGCCCTTACCCTGTACACTTCCCCGTGTTAGCGCCCTTACCCTGTACGCTTCCCCGTGTTAGCGCCCTTACCCTGTACCCTTCCCCGTGTTAGCGCCCTTACCCTGTACGCTTCCCCGTGTTAGCGCCCTTACCCTGTACGCTTCCCCGTGTTAGCGCCCTTACCCTGTACACTTCCCCGTGTTAGCGCCCTTACCCTGTACGCTTCCCCGTGTTAGCGCCCTTACCCTGTACCCTTCCCCGTGTTAGCGCCCTTACCCTGTACGCTTCCCCGTGTTAGCGCCCTTACCCTGTACGCTTCCCCGTGTTGGCGCCCTTACCCTGTACCCTTCCCCGTGTTAGCGCCCTTACCCTGTACACTTCCCCGTGTTGGCGCCCTTACCCTGTACCCTTCCCCGTGTTGGCGCCCTTACCCTGTACGCTTCCCCGTGTTAGCGCCCTTACCCTGTACGCTTCCCCGTGTTAGCGCCCTTACCCTGTACGCTTCCCCGTGTTAGCGCCCTTACCCTGTACGCTTCCCCGTGTTGGCGCCCTTACCCTGTACGCTTCCCCGTGTTGGCGCCCTTACCCTGTACGCTTCCCCGTGTTGGCGCCCTTACCCTGTACGCTTCCCCGTGTTGGCGCCCTTACCCTGTACGCTTCCCCGTGTTGGCGCCCTTACCCTGTACGCTTCCCCGTGTTGGCGCCCTTACCCTGTACGCTTCCCCGTGTTAGTAACTTCCCCTTGCTGTTTCAGAGTCCTGAGAGTGAGAAGTGAGCGATGCCTTTGTTTCGTCACGCTGAGGTCAGACTGGAGAGGGAGAGGAGGAAGAGGAATAGTCCTCATCATCAGTGTtatgaggaagaggaggatggACCTTCATCGCTGAGGCGTCTGTGTCTCTTCAGCCTGGCAGAGAACATGAAGGACGTGTGGACGCAGGACTACGCTCACAACTACATGGATCATTACTTCTTCCGATACGTTATGGGGCCCTTCAGTCTCCTGCGTATGtatttgagagtgtgtgtgtgtgtgagagagagagagatactgtaaTGCGGTTCCtaccacagcactgttaaatCTGTCAGTTTGCTCGTGAACTCCGGCTGTAGAACCCTGACGGCCTCCTGCAGGTGTGTAACTCTGTCGTCGTTGTTGTTTTCCAGCAGGAGATCTGGTTGAGGAGCTGCTGTGTGTTCTGTCTCAGAGGAAGCTGCTGTCTCGTGCAGCTCTGCATCTCCTCCTGCTGCCACAActgcacacactctcactgtcccaCTCCTGTAACCTCGTCACCGCCAACCTGTGCAGCCTGGTCACTGTGCGCTGtcgggtaacacacacacacacacacacacactaggaacCAAATTCCTGACTATCATGCTTGTAGAATATAGAATAATGTATGATcttgtcattgtgtgtgtgtgtgtgtgagacaatgTGTCCTAGAGCTTTAAAGAATCAAAAGAACTTTGTTTTCAAAAACATTTCTAAAAGTTACACGTCTGATGTCTCTCCGTCTGTCTCTGTCCTGTCCTCAGTCTCTGAAGTCTTTAGATCTGAGTGGAGCGCAGAACGTCTCCTCCGCCGCTCTGTGTTCTCTCCTCAGTGACCTGTCCTgcctccactctctctctctggctggaaCTCTGTGTGACCCTGCCGTGATTGCTACGCTGACCCGGCAGTGCTTGCTGCTTCAGCACCTGGATGTTTCCCGGTGTCTCCACTTGCCCCCGGGTGCCCTGCTGCCCCTGGCGCTGCAAGGACCTAAACGTCTCACCAGCCTGCTGGCTCTGGACATCGGTTTAGGAGAGCACGAGGATGATGGACCGGCTTCAGCTGCCTTCCTCCTGCTCGGCGTGTCCGGTCTCCAGCGCCTGGCGATGGAGGGTCTCGGACACGCTTGTGTGATCATCCAGAAGCGGGATTTTGTTGTGACTCATGGGTTTTCCACTCGAGAGCGCGTGCCTTTTCTTGAGGAATTATGGGATTCAAGAGCTCAGGAAAAGGAGGAGGAGAGACTTGGTTCGGAGGAGAAAATGGACACACCCTTGAGTTTCGATGAAGGCAGAAGAATGGACGCACCAAGGGGAAGTTTAAAATTGCGTCTCCGAGAGGTACAGGGTCTGACCCTCGACAGTCTGGATGCTGTCAGCAACTTGTGCCCTGATCTTCACTCTATATCTCTAAActgccatgatgatgatgatgaaggttcctcctcccagaGCGTACATTTGACTCGGGGCTTGGCTCGCTGGTCAGGTCAGCTGCACTTCCTGTCCCTGCAGTTCTCCGGCCTGATCTCAGACCTGGTTTCTCCCCTGCAGGTTTCCGGTTCTAGTCTTCTCTCCCTCACCCTAGAGGGGGTCCAAGCTGATGGGAACCTGCCTCTTGTTGCACTCCTGCGTGCCTGCCCTAAACTCACTGCTCTCACGCTTCACACTGACCCTCCACGCTCCAACCaggaggaggatgatgatgatgatgaagatatgGAAGACTGGGATTTACCGTGCCTTCCACACCTCTGCACTTTAACACTAATGTAAGTTGGGGCCCCAGATAGAGTAGAATAATTCTCCTTTTTGTCTGTTTTCTGATCATATCTACTGTACATTTGATGTATATTAAGTCGCTGTTTGCAGTTTCTCCTTGGACGAGAGGCAGTTGAAGCCTGTGCTGTGCTGGACATCCCTGAAGGGGGTGCTGTGGTCCCTGCTGAGAGGCTCCGTGCAAC from Neoarius graeffei isolate fNeoGra1 chromosome 24, fNeoGra1.pri, whole genome shotgun sequence harbors:
- the si:ch211-214j8.12 gene encoding uncharacterized protein si:ch211-214j8.12, whose amino-acid sequence is MPLFRHAEVRLERERRKRNSPHHQCYEEEEDGPSSLRRLCLFSLAENMKDVWTQDYAHNYMDHYFFRYVMGPFSLLPGDLVEELLCVLSQRKLLSRAALHLLLLPQLHTLSLSHSCNLVTANLCSLVTVRCRSLKSLDLSGAQNVSSAALCSLLSDLSCLHSLSLAGTLCDPAVIATLTRQCLLLQHLDVSRCLHLPPGALLPLALQGPKRLTSLLALDIGLGEHEDDGPASAAFLLLGVSGLQRLAMEGLGHACVIIQKRDFVVTHGFSTRERVPFLEELWDSRAQEKEEERLGSEEKMDTPLSFDEGRRMDAPRGSLKLRLREVQGLTLDSLDAVSNLCPDLHSISLNCHDDDDEGSSSQSVHLTRGLARWSGQLHFLSLQFSGLISDLVSPLQVSGSSLLSLTLEGVQADGNLPLVALLRACPKLTALTLHTDPPRSNQEEDDDDDEDMEDWDLPCLPHLCTLTLIFSLDERQLKPVLCWTSLKGVLWSLLRGSVQLHTLSLIAAPCRLDPVFRLVLDRHAEPLRRLRHVSLQRSDVRMETMTRLVDSCCRLSTLDVSGCWSLTRSNITKLQSRARRRRRKLHITWA